The following are from one region of the Procambarus clarkii isolate CNS0578487 chromosome 52, FALCON_Pclarkii_2.0, whole genome shotgun sequence genome:
- the LOC138352050 gene encoding uncharacterized protein: MPEPPAHTDLSPPPTQISAHRRHRLQPTAHTGLSPPPTQASAHRPHRPQPTAHTGLSPPPTQASAPRPHRPQPTAHTGLSLPPTQASAHRPHRPQPPAHTGLSPPPTQASAHRPHRPQPPAHTGLSPPPTQASDHRPHTPQPTAHTGLSPPPTQASAHRPHRPQPTAHTGLSPPPTHASAHRPHRPQTTAHSHKKYNHFTPKEFPPSAAPPQRGDGA; the protein is encoded by the coding sequence ATGCCTGAGCCCCCCGCTCACACAGATCTCAGCCCCCCGCCCACACAGATCTCAGCCCACCGCCGACACAGGCTTCAGCCCACCGCCCACACAGGCCTCAGCCCACCGCCCACACAGGCCTCAGCCCACCGCCCACACAGGCCTCAGCCCACCGCCCACACAGGCCTCAGCCCACCGCCCACACAGGCCTCAGCCCCCCGCCCACACAGGCCTCAGCCCACCGCCCACACAGGCCTCAGCCTACCGCCCACACAGGCCTCAGCCCACCGCCCACACAGGCCTCAGCCCCCCGCCCACACAGGCCTCAGCCCACCGCCCACACAGGCCTCAGCCCACCGCCCACACAGGCCTCAGCCCCCCGCCCACACAGGCCTCAGCCCACCGCCCACACAGGCCTCAGACCACCGCCCACACACGCCTCAGCCCACCGCCCACACAGGCCTCAGCCCACCGCCCACACAGGCCTCAGCCCACCGCCCACACAGGCCTCAGCCCACCGCCCACACAGGCCTCAGCCCACCGCCCACACACGCCTCAGCCCACCGCCCACACAGGCCTCAGACCACCGCCCACAGCCACAAGAAATACAACCACTTTACCCCAAAGGAATTCCCGCCCTCGGCGGcgccgcctcagcgtggcgatggaGCCTAA